A region of Cheilinus undulatus linkage group 10, ASM1832078v1, whole genome shotgun sequence DNA encodes the following proteins:
- the polr1a gene encoding DNA-directed RNA polymerase I subunit RPA1 produces the protein MLFGKEVPWRRLEGMSFGMYSSEEIRKLSVKAVTNSRFLDAVGNVAPNSLYDLALGPADNKEVCSTCCQDFNTCPGHLGHVELPLPVYNPLLFDKLYLLIRGSCLSCHMLTCSRASIHLLLNQLKLLDHGAMQEVYHIEGVLNQHLEENPKATGDEIEQILRDFTDGIIGGSTKSSDSIRPIKHLVEKKGSLINDFWKIQMKTRKCPYCRSGRFTLRREHNSKLIVTMPSGAQTLGNTDDELMAGKRVYLTASTAREHTNNLWEKEGFFLKCLFSGLEEGMVSQEGGRGFYPDLFFLELLVVPPSRYRPINRLGDQMFTNGQTVNMQAVMKDCEIIRKLLALIAGEKTSQEEAPEQTDQTFLTGIPGLTLTDKLYNIWIRLQTHVNIVFDSEMDKMMAEKYPGIRQILEKKDGLFRKHMMGKRVDYAARSVICPDMYIGTNEIGIPMVFATKLTYPQPVTPWNAKELRQAVINGPNVHPGASMVINEDGRKTILSASSLAQREAVAKQLLTPSPGPQKMPMKIVNRHIKNGDVLLLNRQPTLHRPSIQAHCARILPGEKVLRLHYANCKAYNADFDGDEMNAHFPQSELGRAEAYTLVSTDQQYLVPKDGKPLAGLIQDHMVSGTRMTIRGCFFTRDQYMELVYRGLTDKPGRVRLLPPAIFKPQPLWTGKQVVSTLLLNVIPQDAVPLNLVGKSKIPGKAWIQAPPRVAPGYRPDSMCDSQVVIRDGELLVGVLDKAHYGSSAYGLVHCCYELYGGETSGKLLSCLARLFTAYLQLYRGFTLGVEDILVRPGANRQRRKIIQESLKIGTKALQVAFNLPPNVDQAEARSRWQDAHLNPDQRDFSMADHKFKEVANQVNNDINKVCMPIGLHTSFPNNNLQLMVQSGAKGSTVNTMQISCLLGQIELEGRRPPLMPSGKSLPCFQPYDPSPGAGGFVSGRFLTGIKPQEFFFHCMAGREGL, from the exons AAACTCTACCTGCTGATCAGAGGCTCCTGCCTCTCCTGCCACATGCTGACGTGTTCTCGAGCTTCCATCCACCTGCTGCTGAACCAGCTGAAGCTGTTGGACCATGGAGCCATGCAGGAGGTCTACCACATAGAAGGGGTCCTCAACCAG CACCTGGAGGAGAATCCTAAGGCGACAGGAGACGAGATCGAGCAGATACTCCGAGATTTCACAGACGGGATCATTGGAGGGAGCACTAAGAGTTCAGACAGCATCAGACCG ATTAAACACCTGGTGGAGAAGAAGGGCAGTCTGATCAATGACTTCTGGAAGATCCAGATGAAGACCAGGAAGTGTCCGTACTGCAG GAGTGGGAGGTTCACGCTGCGGCGAGAACACAACAGTAAACTGATCGTCACCATGCCTTCAGGAGCGCAGACCCTCGGAAACACTGACG atgaactgatggccgggaAGAGAGTCTACCTGACCGCCAGCACTGCCAGAGAACACACCAACAATCTGTGGGAGAAAGAAG GGTTCTTCCTGAAGTGTCTGTTCTCTGGCCTGGAGGAGGGGATGGTGTCTCAGGAGGGGGGCAGAGGTTTCTATCCAGACCTCTTCTTCCTGGAGCTGCTGGTGGTCCCACCGTCCAG GTACCGTCCAATCAATCGGCTCGGTGACCAGATGTTCACCAACGGTCAGACGGTCAACATGCAGGCCGTCATGAAGGACTGTGAGATCATCCGGAAACTTCTGGCTCTCATCGCTGGAGAGAAAACATCTCAGGAGGAG GCTCCAGAACAAACAGACCAGACCTTTCTGACCGGGATCCCCGGCCTCACGCTAACAGATAAACTCTACAACATCTGGATCCGCCTGCAGACCCACGTGAACATCGTCTTTGACAGCGAGATGGACAAAATGATGGCGGAGAAGTACCCAGGAATCAGACAG ATCTTGGAGAAGAAGGATGGATTGTTCCGGAAACACATGATGGGAAAAAGAGTGGACTACGCTGCTCGGTCTGTCATCTGCCCGGACATGTACATCGGGACGAACGAGATCGGAATCCCCATG GTGTTTGCCACCAAGCTCACCTACCCTCAGCCCGTCACGCCCTGGAACGCGAAGGAGCTCCGGCAGGCCGTCATTAACGGGCCAAACGTCCATCCCGGAGCTTCCATGGTGATCAACGAGGACGGCAGGAAGACCATCCTGTCAGCCAGCAGTCTGGCACAGAGGGAGGCCGTAGCTAAGCAGCTGCTGACCCCCAGTCCTGGTCCTCAGAAGATGCCCATGAAGATT gTGAACCGTCACATAAAGAACGGAGACGTTCTGCTGTTAAACAGACAGCCGACCCTGCACAGACCCTCCATCCAGGCCCACTGTGCCCGGATCCTCCCAGGAGAGAAG GTTCTACGGCTCCACTACGCCAACTGTAAGGCGTACAACGCCGACTTTGACGGAGACGAAATGAACGCACACTTCCCTCAGAGCGAGCTGGGCCGAGCGGAGGCCTACACCCTAGTCAGCACCGACCAGCAGTACCTGGTCCCTAAG GATGGGAAACCTTTAGCGGGGCTGATCCAGGACCACATGGTCTCAGGAACACGGATGACCATACGAGGCTGTTTCTTCACCAGAGACCAGTACATGGAGCTGGTCTACCGAGGACTGACCGACAAACCGGGGCGGGTCCGACTGCTGCCTCCGGCCATCTTCAAACCTCAGCCGCTGTGGACCGGGAAGCAG GTCGTCTCCACGCTGCTGCTGAACGTGATCCCACAGGACGCCGTGCCTCTAAACCTGGTTGGTAAATCCAAGATCCCCGGTAAAGCCTGGATCCAGGCCCCTCCCCGAGTGGCTCCAGGATACAGACCTGACAGCATGTGTGACTCACAG GTGGTGATCCGGGATGGCGAGCTGTTGGTGGGCGTCCTGGATAAGGCTCACTACGGCTCCTCGGCCTACGGTCTGGTTCACTGCTGCTATGAGCTCTACGGAGGAGAGACCAGCGGGAAACTGCTCAGCTGTCTGGCTCGACTCTTCACCGCCTACCTGCAGCTCTACCGAGGTTTTACTCTGG GTGTTGAGGATATTTTAGTCCGACCAGGAGCcaacagacagaggaggaagatcATCCAGGAGTCTCTGAAGATCGGCACTAAA GCCCTGCAGGTGGCCTTCAACCTGCCCCCCAATGTGGACCAAGCTGAGGCCCGGAGCCGCTGGCAGGACGCCCACCTGAACCCAGACCAGAGAGACTTCAGCATGGCCGACCACAAGTTTAAGGAAGTGGCCAACCAAGTCAACAACGACATCAAcaag GTGTGCATGCCCATCGGACTCCACACGTCTTTCCCCAACAACAACCTGCAGCTGATGGTCCAATCAGGAGCCAAGGGGTCTACGGTCAACACCATGCAG ATTTCCTGTCTGCTGGGTCAGATCGAGTTGGAGGGCCGCAGGCCTCCACTAATGCCTTCTGGGAAATCCTTGCCATGCTTCCAGCCGTACGACCCTTCACCCGGGGCGGGGGGTTTCGTCTCAGGACGGTTCCTCACAGGAATCAAACCACAG GAGTTTTTCTTCCACTGCATGGCGGGCAGAGAGGGATTG